Proteins found in one Fimbriimonadaceae bacterium genomic segment:
- a CDS encoding SRPBCC family protein, with the protein MPTITSSVWIDAPLERVYAIAKDNRSFPEFMDDVVSLTVVEESGPRVVSDWVGTISAFGIKVRWTQEDIWDDAHHMCQFKQLKGDYDQLEGTWVFREHEGGTTFESQLDYEYVVPGLGPLVKKVVHSLATKNIEGLLDAIRRRAEQA; encoded by the coding sequence ATGCCCACCATCACATCGTCCGTGTGGATCGACGCGCCTCTTGAGAGAGTCTACGCCATTGCGAAGGACAACCGTTCGTTCCCTGAGTTCATGGACGACGTCGTCTCCTTGACCGTCGTCGAAGAATCTGGCCCCCGTGTCGTCAGCGACTGGGTCGGCACCATCTCCGCTTTCGGCATCAAAGTGCGGTGGACGCAGGAGGACATTTGGGACGATGCCCACCACATGTGCCAGTTCAAACAACTCAAGGGCGACTACGACCAGCTCGAAGGGACCTGGGTGTTCCGCGAGCACGAGGGCGGGACCACCTTTGAGAGCCAATTGGACTATGAATACGTCGTCCCCGGTCTCGGCCCGCTCGTCAAAAAGGTCGTGCACAGTTTGGCGACCAAGAACATCGAGGGACTGCTCGATGCCATCAGGCGCCGCGCCGAACAGGCATGA
- a CDS encoding alcohol dehydrogenase catalytic domain-containing protein, giving the protein MTAPNTRQTMKALVLMEPGCLRLGEVAVPEPGPGEVLVRVRAATTCGTDLKAFLRGHPQIPMPGVLGHEYSGDVAAVGSGAPFQVGQAVMGVHSAPCQECRWCRAGQENLCSTIMSTKVLGSYAEYLLVPERVARVNLFEKPESLDYATASLLEPLACVAQALIKAPPKPTDQVVVVGPGAIGLLFVTALRRLGVEDVTLVGRNRARLAVGRQMGARTADLENFQAEADLVVECTGKVVVWERSVDWVRRGGTVVLFGGPPAGSKATWDTKRLHYDEITLVSPFHFGTAAVRQAREWLLDPDFDVSPLLSGTRSLQQGPEVFKDLEAGLGVKYVFLP; this is encoded by the coding sequence GTGACCGCACCTAACACCCGACAAACGATGAAGGCCCTCGTGCTCATGGAGCCGGGATGCCTGAGACTGGGAGAGGTGGCGGTGCCCGAACCAGGGCCTGGCGAAGTGCTGGTCCGCGTGAGGGCCGCCACGACCTGCGGCACAGACCTGAAGGCGTTCCTCCGGGGCCATCCCCAGATTCCGATGCCCGGGGTCTTGGGCCACGAGTACAGTGGCGACGTCGCGGCGGTCGGGTCGGGCGCACCGTTCCAAGTCGGGCAGGCTGTCATGGGGGTTCACTCCGCCCCGTGCCAAGAGTGCCGCTGGTGCCGGGCAGGCCAGGAGAACCTTTGTTCGACGATCATGTCCACCAAGGTCTTGGGGAGCTACGCCGAGTACCTGTTGGTGCCCGAACGGGTGGCCAGGGTCAACCTATTCGAGAAGCCTGAGTCCTTGGACTACGCGACCGCGTCACTGCTCGAACCCCTGGCCTGCGTGGCCCAAGCCCTGATCAAGGCGCCCCCAAAGCCGACCGACCAAGTCGTCGTCGTCGGGCCCGGGGCGATCGGGCTGCTGTTTGTCACCGCCTTGAGACGCCTGGGGGTTGAAGATGTGACGCTGGTCGGCCGCAACCGGGCACGGCTGGCGGTGGGCCGTCAGATGGGGGCGAGGACGGCCGACCTAGAAAATTTCCAGGCCGAGGCTGACCTTGTCGTCGAGTGCACGGGCAAGGTCGTCGTGTGGGAGCGCAGTGTCGATTGGGTGCGGCGCGGCGGCACCGTCGTGCTCTTTGGCGGGCCACCAGCGGGTTCTAAGGCGACCTGGGACACCAAGCGCCTCCACTACGACGAGATCACCTTGGTCAGCCCGTTCCACTTCGGCACCGCGGCAGTGCGCCAGGCCCGCGAGTGGCTGTTGGACCCCGATTTCGACGTGAGCCCCCTGCTCAGTGGGACCCGCTCGCTCCAACAGGGGCCAGAGGTCTTCAAGGACCTTGAGGCGGGCCTCGGCGTCAAGTATGTTTTCCTGCCATGA